The DNA sequence CGCGTCCGGGTCGATCCCGCCGTACACCTGCACGTTGACGACGGTCAGCAGCGTGTCCAGCCAGGCCGGCCCACGGCAGGCCCAGGGCCAGTCGACCACGGTGACCGTGCCGTCCGGGCCGAGCAGCAGGTTGTCGGCGCGGACGTCGAGGTGGCAGAGCGTGTCGCCGGCCAGCGCGGCGAGGCCGTGGTCGGCGGCGGCGCGCAACTCGGACAGGTGGGCGCGGGCCCACGGGTCGAGGTCGGCGGGCGGATCGTCGGCGATGCGTCGCCAGCCGGCGAAGTCGGGCGTGAGCGACTCCGCCGCGGTGCTGGTCGCGACCGTGGGGGCCGGGGTGAGCGTCGCGGCCATCGTCTCCAGCGTGGACAGCACGGCGGCCAGCTCGCCGAAGTCCCACGGGGTGACCGGGTGCCGGCCCTCGACGTCGGCGTAGACCAGCGCGATCCAGTCGCCGTCGTCGTGGCTGCCGAGCAGCCGGGGCGTCGGCGCGGTCGCGGGCAGGGCGGCGGCGATCCGGGCCTCGGCGCGGTGCATGGCGGGGCTGCGGTCGTTCTGCGCGGGGCTGACCGCCTTGACGAAGGCCCGCCCGCCGCGTGCGGTGCGGACCCGGTCGGCGGTGCCGGGGGAGAAGCCGCCCGGCTGGGACTCGGCCGTCACCACCCGGTCGCCGAGGACGGCCTCGACCGCGGCGCGCACGTGGGCCGGCAGGTCGTGCCAGTGGAGGCGGGTCTTCGTCGGGCTGCTCACGTGTTCCACCGTGCGCGCCGCCTCCCGCCGGGGCAACCGAGTTAGGCGGGGCCCCCGCCTGGGCCGGACGCGTCAAGCGGGGGCCCCTCCTTCACCGGGCGTAGCGCAGCACCACGACGCCGCTGTCGAACGGGCGCGTGGCGGAGAGCGTGAACCGCCTCGGATCGAAGCCACGCTCGACCAGCGGGATGCCGCTGCCGGCCACCACCGGGTTGAGCTTGAGCACCAGTTCGTCGATCTCGTCGAGGAGTTGGCCGGCGAGGTTGCCGCCGCCGCAGAGCCAGATGTCGCCGCCGGGGCGCGTTCTCAGCTCGCGGACGAACGCCGCCGGGTCGCCGGTGACGACCTGCACGTCCGGATGGTCGGCCGGGGTCAGGGAGCGGCTGAAGACGTACTGCGTCAGGTGGGCGTAGGGGCTGGTGACGCCGATCTTCAGGCCGGGCTCGTAGCTGGCGCGGCCCATCAGCACGGTGTCGAAGCGGCCGGTGGGTGGCGACGGGACGCCGAGCGGGGCGTGGGCGAACGTGGGCAGCGTCTGCGGCCAGTCGGACACCAGGTAGGGGGCGACGTCCGGCTCCAGCGGGAAGAAGTCGAACGACCCGTCGGGGGCGGCGATGAAGCCGTCGAGCGTGCTGGCGACGAAATAGACGAGCGTGCGCAAATCGGCTCCGAGGTTTGAGGAAACCACAACGACTGTCGTGGTTCGGCCACGAATGTACAACACCTGTCGTGGTTGTTGCTAGGGTGTGCGTCGTGGCCAGGAACCCGGAACGCCGTACCCTGCTCGCCGACGCCGGCCTGCGGATCCTCGCCGCCGCCGGCGCGCGGGGGCTGACCCACCGGGCGGTCGACGCCGAGGCGGGCGTGCCCACCGGCACGACCTCCAACTACTTCCCGTCCCGGTCGGCGCTGCTCGCCGGCCTGGCCGAACGGATCTTCGACCGGATGGCGCCCGACCCGGCGGTGGTGGCCGACCTGGGCCGTCGGGAGCCGTCGCTCGCGCTCGTCACCGACTACCTGCGCGACATCGTCGCCCGCACCACCCGCGAGCCCGACCTCACCCGGGCGCTGTGGGAACTGCGGCTGGAGGCCGGCCGCCGGCCCGAGCTGCGGGCCGCGCTCGGCGACGTGCTCCGCCGGGGGTACGCCGACGACGTCGCCTTCCACGTCGCCGCCGGCCTGCCCGGCGGGGCGTACGAGATCGCGCTGCTGCACTACGCGGTCGACGGGCTCCTGCTCGACCTACTCACCACCTCGATCGACGCCGGGTTCGACCCCGACCAGGTGGTCTCCACCCTGGTCTCCCGTCTGGTCGGTGCCGCGCAGCTCGCCCCCTGAGGCCGGCACCCGACCGGGTTACCCCAGCGTGCACAGCGGGAACGCGGGCCCGGACGCCCCGGGGAAGGAGCATCGGATGAGGGAAGGCGCCGGACTGACCATCGGCGTGCTCGGTTCGTACGGCGGACGTAACCTCGGCGACGAGGCGATCCTCACGGGTCTCCTGGCCGACCTGCGCCAGCACGAGCCGAACGCCCGGATCATCGTGTTCTCCCGCAACCCGGCGCACACCGCGCTGGCCCACCCCGACGTCGAGGCGGTGCCGTGGGAGGGCGTCAGCCGGGCCGACTCGTCCCAGGTGCTCACCCAGCTCGACCTGCTCGTCCTTGGCGGCGGCGGCATCCTCTACGACAAGGAGGCCCGGCGCTACCTGCGGGTGGTCCGGGTCGCCCAGGAGCGGGGCCTGCCGCTGCTCACGTACGCGGTCGGCGTCGGCCCGCTCACCGACGGGGTGGACACCACCATGGTCCGCGAGACGCTGGCGCAGGCCGTCGAGGTGACCGTCCGCGACCAGGAGTCGCGGATGGTGCTGGAGGAGGCCGGCCTGGTCAACCCGATCACCGTCACCGGCGACCCGGCGTTCCTGCTCACGCCCGAGGAGTTCCCCGCGCAGTGGCTGCGCGAGGAGGGCGTGCCGGCCGGTTCGCGACTGGTCGGGCTGAGCGTGCGCGAGCCCGGCCGGGCCGCGGAACGCCTCGACGTGGACGGCTACCACCGACTGCTCGCCCAGATCGGCGACTTCCTGGTGCACCGGATCGACGCGCACGTGCTCTTCGTGCCGATGGAACGCGACGACATCCGGCACTCGCACGGCGTGCTGTCACACATGATCGCCGCGGACCGGGGCCGGATCCTGCACGGCGACTACCGCCCGGCGCAGGTTCTCGGCCTGATGCGCCACCTCGACCTGGCGGTCGGCATGCGGCTGCACTTCCTGATCTTCGCGGCCATGATGAACACGCCGTTCCTGCCGCTGCCGTACGCCGGCAAGGTCTTCGACCTGGCCCAGCGGCTCGGCGTGCCGGCGCTGCGCGGCATGGAACGGGAGGTGGAGGGCCCGCTGCTGGCCGAGGTGGACCGGTTGTGGGACGAGCGGGCGGCCCGCGCCGACGAGACCGCCCGCCGGGTCGCCGAGGTCTGCGACCAGGCGCGCGGCACCTCGCAGGTGATCCGCAGCGTGCTGGACACCATCCGGGCCCGCGCGCTGACCC is a window from the Micromonospora sp. DSM 45708 genome containing:
- a CDS encoding phosphotransferase: MSSPTKTRLHWHDLPAHVRAAVEAVLGDRVVTAESQPGGFSPGTADRVRTARGGRAFVKAVSPAQNDRSPAMHRAEARIAAALPATAPTPRLLGSHDDGDWIALVYADVEGRHPVTPWDFGELAAVLSTLETMAATLTPAPTVATSTAAESLTPDFAGWRRIADDPPADLDPWARAHLSELRAAADHGLAALAGDTLCHLDVRADNLLLGPDGTVTVVDWPWACRGPAWLDTLLTVVNVQVYGGIDPDALLATRPLTAHVDPADLTGVLAGFTGFFLDAARQPPPPGIPTVRAFQRLQADALLPWLARRLGG
- a CDS encoding dihydrofolate reductase family protein yields the protein MRTLVYFVASTLDGFIAAPDGSFDFFPLEPDVAPYLVSDWPQTLPTFAHAPLGVPSPPTGRFDTVLMGRASYEPGLKIGVTSPYAHLTQYVFSRSLTPADHPDVQVVTGDPAAFVRELRTRPGGDIWLCGGGNLAGQLLDEIDELVLKLNPVVAGSGIPLVERGFDPRRFTLSATRPFDSGVVVLRYAR
- a CDS encoding TetR/AcrR family transcriptional regulator yields the protein MARNPERRTLLADAGLRILAAAGARGLTHRAVDAEAGVPTGTTSNYFPSRSALLAGLAERIFDRMAPDPAVVADLGRREPSLALVTDYLRDIVARTTREPDLTRALWELRLEAGRRPELRAALGDVLRRGYADDVAFHVAAGLPGGAYEIALLHYAVDGLLLDLLTTSIDAGFDPDQVVSTLVSRLVGAAQLAP
- a CDS encoding polysaccharide pyruvyl transferase family protein, with protein sequence MREGAGLTIGVLGSYGGRNLGDEAILTGLLADLRQHEPNARIIVFSRNPAHTALAHPDVEAVPWEGVSRADSSQVLTQLDLLVLGGGGILYDKEARRYLRVVRVAQERGLPLLTYAVGVGPLTDGVDTTMVRETLAQAVEVTVRDQESRMVLEEAGLVNPITVTGDPAFLLTPEEFPAQWLREEGVPAGSRLVGLSVREPGRAAERLDVDGYHRLLAQIGDFLVHRIDAHVLFVPMERDDIRHSHGVLSHMIAADRGRILHGDYRPAQVLGLMRHLDLAVGMRLHFLIFAAMMNTPFLPLPYAGKVFDLAQRLGVPALRGMEREVEGPLLAEVDRLWDERAARADETARRVAEVCDQARGTSQVIRSVLDTIRARALTPVA